The proteins below are encoded in one region of Populus alba chromosome 2, ASM523922v2, whole genome shotgun sequence:
- the LOC118062746 gene encoding homeobox protein LUMINIDEPENDENS, whose product MEDLTETEIGSSVESFQKFLDSQRELFHNQIDHLQRIVVTQCKLTGVNPLSQEMAAGALSIKIGKRPRDLINPKAVKYMQEVFSIKDAISKKESREISAQFGATVTQVRDFFASQRMRVRKLVRLSREKAIRVNAHKGPQDGVPTTSDALIPVDLVPLNSVAPNPVPMNTVSPNPAPLNAVIPNPFYLNSAAPNPVPLSFVSSSSAPLNFASPTSSPLNSASPNPVPLISVSPNPVPLNPASLNPVPLDSVAQDPVPLNAVGPSRVDDVPSCSTQDDVLPGLDELDKHFSEKIFDLLRKEETFSGQVKLMEWILQIQTPAVLNWFLVKGGVMILATWLSQAAAEEQTSALLVTLKVFCHLPLHKAPPEHMSAVLHSVNGLRFYRTPDISNRARVLLSKWSKMFAKSQAIKKPNGIKSSTDAQDMILKQSIDEIMGNESWQCDIGNPDGVLALSSESSENIRKIESSQALKLLPASTDDLSRKHILGASSSHTRERRKVQLVEQPGQKTAGRSPQATKAASVNQGRPMSADDIQKAKMRALFMQNKHGKTGSSSNGSTGMKNGGRNKPSSMATSLCPVSKIHIQPKIEEYKKPVTPPPQASSKVEGFLDLKKEINSKEPMGGVCSKVQIPWQTPPEIKLSILWRVGTGENSKEVDVQKNRNRREIETIYQTVQQIPSNPKEPWDLEMDYDDSLTPEIPIEQPPDVDVAETQVSHTEHVNTVVASAPSLPQVGGGSATEPDLELLAVLLKNPELVFALTSGQAGNLSSEETVKLLDMIKTGGAGLAGSLNGLGGKVEEKVEVSLPSPTPSSNNPGTSGWRSEFAKNPFSQQASMGNRVVYSDPGVPTSVPVAEKHTSLVQHQNQATSIRIPQQQASIPLLSHHVSAVKNPFSLPQTSSIVPENRQPSIVLPANQSYPSNSSMLQTPSSEMVSTMKIQPVNTPPLLNLSAAMNNIKSTPPVSFTSKPQERRLVPFPPSTSTVPTQLQSQPAQINEPPIVYSTRPHTGDVGPVADSWRVRQGLVSNSPSQVNQTNYVSSFGGPVQPLLRSGPPWERNEHVGDVGDEGYESWSPENRRYESQDYMPGRNHSGPRSRMNSGRDYMPNNNNNNNNRSRQRNSSGHGDRNWNGNRRWH is encoded by the exons ATGGAGGATTTGACAGAGACAGAGATTGGGAGCTCTGTCGAGTCGTTTCAAAAGTTTTTGGATTCGCAGAGAGAGCTTTTTCACAACCAAATCGATCATCTTCAAAGAATTGTTGTTACTCAATGCAAACTCACCGGCGTCAATCCTCTTTCTCAAGAAATG GCTGCTGGCGCTCTGTCGATAAAAATTG GAAAAAGACCCAGAGATTTGATAAACCCTAAGGCTGTCAAGTATATGCAAGAAGTTTTCTCTATAAAAGATGCAATTAGTAAGAAGGAATCACGTGAGATTAGTGCTCAATTCGGTGCTACAGTTACACAG GTTCGAGATTTTTTTGCGAGCCAGCGTATGAGAGTGAGGAAACTGGTTCGGTTGTCAAGGGAGAAGGCTATTAGAGTTAATGCACACAAAGGACCTCAAGATGGGGTCCCAACAACATCTGATGCTTTGATCCCTGTTGATTTGGTTCCCTTGAACTCTGTTGCCCCAAATCCAGTTCCCATGAATACTGTTAGCCCCAATCCAGCTCCCTTAAATGCTGTTATCCCCAATCCATTTTACTTGAACTCTGCTGCCCCCAATcctgttcccttaagttttgtTAGCTCCAGCTCAGCTCCCTTAAACTTTGCTAGCCCCACTTCATCACCCTTAAACTCTGCTAGCCCAAATCCCGTTCCCTTAATTTCTGTTAGCCCTAATCCAGTTCCCTTAAACCCTGCAAGCCTGAACCCAGTTCCCTTAGACTCTGTTGCCCAGGATCCTGTTCCCTTAAACGCTGTTGGTCCTTCCAGGGTTGATGATGTACCCTCTTGCTCAACACAGGATGATGTGTTGCCTGGTTTAGATGAATTAGATAAACATTTTTCTGAGAAGATTTTTGATTTGTTGCGGAAAGAAGAAACATTTTCTGGGCAGGTGAAGCTCATGGAATGGATCTTGCAAATACAGACTCCAGCTGTTCTAAATTG GTTTCTTGTTAAAGGTGGTGTCATGATTTTGGCAACATGGTTAAGTCAAGCAGCTGCTGAAGAACAAACAAGTGCTCTTCTTGTCACCTTGAAG GTATTCTGTCATTTACCCCTACATAAAGCTCCTCCTGAACACATGTCAGCTGTACTTCACAGTGTCAATGGACTGCGGTTTTACAGGACTCCAG ACATATCAAACAGGGCCAGGGTTTTGTTATCAAAATGGAGCAAAATGTTTGCAAAAAGTCAAGCAATCAAAAAACCCAACGGCATAAAGTCGTCTACAGATGCACAGGACATGATTTTGAAGCAGAG CATTGATGAAATTATGGGCAATGAATCATGGCAGTGTGATATTGGTAATCCT GATGGTGTTCTTGCTCTCTCATCTGAAAGTTCTGAAAATATCAG gaAAATTGAGTCTTCGCAAGCATTGAAGCTGCTGCCTGCATCAACAGATGATTTGAGCAGGAAGCACATTCTAGGCGCATCTTCATCTC ATACAAGAGAACGTAGAAAAGTTCAGCTTGTTGAACAGCCAGGCCAGAAAACAGCTGGCAGAAGCCCTCAGGCGACCAAAGCTGCTTCTGTTAATCAAGGTCGCCCAATGTCTGCGGATGATATCCAAAAAGCAAAAATGCGTGCTTTATTCATGCAGAACAAGCATGGGAAAACAGGTTCCTCATCCAATGGAAGCACTGGTATGAAAAATGGAGGGCGTAATAAGCCTTCAAGTATGGCCACCAGTTTGTGTCCAGTTTCTAAAATTCATATCCAGCCAAAGATTGAGGAATACAAGAAACCTGTGACACCTCCCCCCCAAGCTTCTAGTAAGGTTGAGGGTTTCCTTGATCTAAAGAAAGAAATCAATTCAAAGGAACCCATGGGGGGAGTTTGCAGTAAAGTCCAGATCCCATGGCAGACTCCTCCAG AAATAAAACTCAGCATTCTCTGGAGAGTGGGAACTGGTGAAAATAGCAAAGAAGTTGATGTTCAGAAAAACAGAAACCGTAGGGAGATAGAAACGATCTATCAGACAGTCCAGCAGATACCATCTAATCCAAAGGAACCATGGGACCTTGAGATGGATTATGATGACTCATTGACCCCAGAGATTCCAATTGAACAGCCACCTGATGTTGATGTTGCAGAAACACAGGTTTCCCATACTGAACATGTAAATACAGTAGTTGCATCTGCACCTTCCCTGCCTCAGGTTGGTGGAGGGAGTGCAACTGAACCAGATCTTGAGTTGCTTGCTGTACTGTTAAAAAATCCAGAATTGGTTTTTGCATTGACTTCTGGCCAAGCTGGCAATTTATCAAGTGAAGAAACTGTGAAGCTGCTTGATATGATCAAGACAGGAGGGGCTGGTCTGGCAGGTAGTTTAAATGGGCTTGGTGGGAAAGTGGAGGAGAAGGTTGAAGTCTCACTTCCATCGCCAACTCCTTCAAGCAACAATCCTGGAACG AGTGGATGGAGATCAGAATTTGCCAAGAATCCATTTTCCCAGCAGGCTTCAATGGGGAACAGAGTTGTATACAGTGATCCTGGAGTCCCCACCAGTGTCCCCGTAGCCGAAAAGCATACTAGCTTGGTGCAGCATCAAAATCAGGCCACTAGCATCAGAATACCGCAGCAGCAAGCTAGCATTCCATTACTATCCCATCATGTTTCGGCAGTGAAGAACCCTTTCTCATTGCCTCAGACAAGTTCCATAGTACCTGAAAACCGACAACCTTCAATAGTTCTCCCAGCAAACCAGAGTTACCCCTCAAATTCTTCAATGTTGCAGACACCATCCTCAGAAATGGTTTCAACCATGAAAATTCAACCCGTTAACACCCCGCCCTTGCTAAACCTTTCAGCTGCAATGAACAACATAAAATCAACTCCACCCGTTTCTTTCACATCAAAACCACAGGAGAGACGGCTAGTTCCTTTTCCACCATCAACATCCACCGTACCAACACAGTTACAGTCACAACCTGCCCAGATAAACGAACCTCCGATTGTATACTCCACACGGCCGCATACTGGCGATGTAGGTCCAGTGGCTGATTCCTGGAGAGTTAGGCAGGGTTTAGTCTCAAACTCCCCTTCCCAAGTTAATCAAACAAACTATGTTTCATCATTTGGAGGGCCTGTGCAGCCATTGTTGAGGTCAGGTCCTCCTTGGGAAAGAAATGAACATGTGGGTGATGTGGGTGATGAGGGTTATGAGTCTTGGAGTCCGGAGAATAGGCGTTATGAATCACAAGACTACATGCCAGGGAGAAACCATTCAGGGCCCAGATCCAGAATGAATTCCGGACGGGATTATATGcccaacaataacaataataataataataggtcCAGGCAACGGAATTCCTCTGGTCATGGGGACCGTAACTGGAATGGAAACAGAAGATGGCACTGA